Genomic segment of Panicum virgatum strain AP13 chromosome 9N, P.virgatum_v5, whole genome shotgun sequence:
CAGATCATTATATAGCCTATCACCAGCGAGGCAACTACGCAAGCATAACACTAGCACTAGCACACAACAGCGTGAGAGGGTCGGCCCTAGGATACCCGAGGGTCTGGCAGGGCAGCGGTGCCATCGGAGCGGTTCAATCCACGAACCTTTTCTGGCGCAGTAGGAGCGACGGGTCATGTCTAGGAGCGCTCCGAACCGCACCATTTGCAGGTTGACTTTTAGGCTTTGCTTTGATGTTATGTGACAACCGCTGTCGGACGAATTTATCATGTTTATAAAGTGTAGCACATTGAGTTTAGCTTTCGCAAACATAAGACCTAATTGACCGAGCGTACAAATTATATCAGAGTTTGACATGCTAAGTACGGcaaactaaagataaaaaagtGGGTGGGCAGTGGACACACAACTGTAGGAGATTATCTTAATGCAAATAGCACTTTTTATTGGCATTAGGGCACAATGAAATGTTTAACCTTCAATACAGTGCTTATTTATATCCAACATACACATCGCCCAATCGCCAACTACTTATTAGCATCATACATGGGCGATATCACCCTAGATGTGTTGCCAACCGACCCAAAAATCCTCTGCACGGCTCGTAGCTAAGGAAGGAAAAATGATGCTGTTTCGTCCCACGCTTAAACAAGGGACTGGATGTTCATGATCCTTCCGAGACAACAGATGAAAAAATGATTGTTCTGGGAACAAAGGCCACCCAAGATTTACATCGCTACAATAAATACAAATGACCGACGAGCTCAGTCTTCCTCCTCACGAATCAGCGAGAAAGAGAATGGAGCGAACTTGTAACCATCACCTTCGTAGAACTTGTTCTGGAACTCCACCCAGTGAAGCCTCAGCGCATGAAGGAATGCACTCAGAGTTTCCATAACAAGCAAGACACCAATCGTAGCACAGACGAAGACGATGATGCCAATAATAAGAAAGATAACATTGTTCATCCTGCAAGAGCAAACAGTTAGATTTCAGAGCAAATTTTTTAAAGAACTAGAGTGGTTGGTTCTTTTTTGAGAACTTGACAGATTTCTCTTGCTTACCCCCATGCTAGTAGGAGAACCTTATCATAGAATACAGTGGACAACTCCGAGTGCGCAAGACTGCAGGGAAAATATCAATTGCTTATTCAGTCTGTGTGAATAATGATGCAAGTATGGGATGGTGAGTAGGTGAGGCCATGTTTCAAGACACTTGCTTAAAGTAGTATTACCTCAGAGCCCAAAGGCGAAGGTATGAAGCTGTATTTGAGACTGCACCAAGAACAAATTCGATGGTGTGGATAAGTTGGTGAACAAAAACTTCACTAAACTCAAACTCCTCGTGGTCATGTGATTCATCATGATGTTCCCCCAACTCTGCTCCCACTGATTCATCGGTGCCCTGGAGCACTGTGTATTGGTTGCCTTGATGCCTCTGATTGAAAAGAAACAGTCAGTGTAAATAAACTGTAGCCAAAAAGCAGCAAAATAATGTGGGATACTGTATAAACATACTTGCTCGTGTTGCTTCTTCAATAGAATAGGCTTTGGAATCAACATCCAAGGCACGGACACCAAAGCAAGCAGAAGTAGAACAAGCTGCATAGGAGATGAGAATTGTTATGCTTAATTGACTAATTTGCTTCACAGAGGGGACTTATCAATAAGGAATATATACCTGCACAGTCTTCTGGCCACTAAATAACTGGTTCTCCCCAAGCTCGTCTGTTGGGCTAAGGAACATATAGATCATAACATGGTACAGATCTGCTTTTGACCCAGTGCACCACTTAATAATGATGAGCAAGGAGAGGTAACCAAATAAGCTGTTCAAGAAAATCAGCTGGGGAATGAACTGGTACCTGAATTGAAGGAATAAAATCAGAATAATCATAATCTAGTGATTGTACCAAAGACTATGAAAGGATCAGCTACTACACAATTGTTATATATACCCTTATCTCAAAATAGAATGCCATGTTGTCTATCAGAAGGCATATAAACTTACCACACATTAAGACTGTTCCGGAAAAATTTTGCATTGAAGTAACTCATCAGAATTCCGAGGTTCATTTGTGCAACTCCAAGAAGGATTGACATCTTCATCTTCAATGAGTTCAGAAATGGCAGCTCGCTGCGGCTACCGTGCCAGACAGGGTCAACACCAAAAGGGTATGTTCCTCTTACCTTAACTAATCCTTCAGTAGTAGCATCTCTATAACCGAAGTGGGGAAATTAGTGAGCTAAATGTTATGCGATTtataagaaaataaataaatataggtTTCACTTATTTCATTTTTCTTACCTACAAGAAGGATCACGGCACGCATAGGCAGATTTACCAAAAAGTTCAAATGGGACAGAGAAAAATTCATTGTATATTAATCCCGTGTAGATTGAAAAAAGGGCCATCATAAAAATCACATAACGCCCACCAAACATCATCTCCATTATGTCTCCAAGTTTCTGTACAGAAATCAGATGTCACTCAGCCTATCACAGAATATTAACAAAACAACAAATActtgaggaaaaaaaaactaggtCTTGGGGAACAAGGCTATCATTTGAAGTACAAAACAGGTTTGAAGAATTGTAcatacatcacatagataattGAGGCAAAATGCAATTAAGACAGTGGACAAACCTGTGAAGCTAGTTTCTTCTCCCGAATTATCAGATATAGTGTTGCAAGTAACAAGCAAATTCCATGGCCCCAATCGCCAAACATGACAGCAAATAAGAAAGGGAAAGTGACAATGGTGAATACACCAGGATTTGCTTCTTGATATTTGGCTACCCTGTACCACATGGAAGACAATGTTAGAACCTAACCACCTTAAAAGTATTGAGCAAAACCATAAACATGAACAACATGAATCCCACTTCTTTATTTACCAAAATAAGCAGTCCATGTTAGTTTTAGTCAAAGGAAGTAATTCATAGAATTTCCCAAACAGCTGGTAGCAAAAATTTTGATGGAAATACTGAAGTAGTGTGTGTTATGCTATTGACACTTCTTTTTATCAACATGCGCCATGCATGTCCAAATAAAAAGGTGTCAAGAATAAAGGCAGGAAATGTATTTGAGATGACAGTTTATTGGCATTAGTAACACACCAATATTTACTATCTTTTATGCCACTTGGTGACTAACTTTAACCTCATGTTGCCAGTATTTTGTGTTCTGATCATGGTTTAGCTATCTGGCAGGAAGTAGGATGGAAAGAGGATGATTTGGTTATTAGAAGGATAAGAGAAGATATGCAAGAAGATCAATGAAAATATTGTGCATATGTAGCATCAATACAGTATGAAACATGTTTGTAATAAAGTGCATTTTTTCAAGTCCCTTCAAGATAAATAGAAAGTTCATGCTTCTCAGGAAATGGATCGGTAGCATGCTGAAAATAGGAATGAGGAAGGGAACATAGTTCCTTAACATAAACTAGAGAAAATTGAAGAATGCATCACAAAGACATTGATTTTAGTATCTTATATAAGCAtcccacaaaaaaaaatattgaagtCCATATAAGGGCAACCAAGAGCATAAATTCGAGCTACTAATTTATAGCCAAAGTTAACTGCTCTATAGAATTTAGCTCCCCATAAGAGGATATGGTAAGAGCTGCAAGGGCAGTTACAAAACATACCCATACGCATCAACAATTTCCTGGAACGCTGATGTAAACTTGTTTGTCTGAAAATATGTTGGAGGAGATTCTTTTGTGTTGAGAACTTGAAAGATTGAGCCAACTTGGGATTTGCTATCAAGAGTAGCACGTTGAAGAGCATCTTGAATCTGCAGAGATCCATTGTAAATCATGCAGGAACTAGATGTGAAAAGGGGAATCAAGAAGGTACCAAGAAAAACATCACGAGACCATGGATTTTTAAGTACCTGAACGCTTGCAAAGACAGGACTCCAGCCCTCAGCAACTAGGCATTTCTTCGTTACATCAACACTCAACATGTTTAAAGTGTGATAAATTGCTTTTTCCCTCTTTGCCTGTAGCATTGGTTTTGCAATTTGGTAATGAAATTGTGGTACAAGAGAAATACAATACAAAGTGAAGCAAAAACCAAACTTTTCGGACAAAATTTAAGATTCAAAATTTCATCAAATGCATGGAGAAAACAATAGAAGCTTACCAGATGGTTCCACTGCTCAAAGTCAGATGCAATACTTTTGAGTATACTGTCACGATGAGTTAAGCCCATGTCAATTGTTGCCTTCAACTCTGAGATCCTTCCAGATACCTATAAGACCTCAGAAATTCAGAACATATCTCTATATTTAAATACCGATAGAGGAAAAGGCTCTAATAACAGTGCTCAGCCTTACTTCAAAACTTTCGAGAATGGAAGCAAGAAGTCAGCAAATCAGTTTCAGCAATCGACAACACCATCAATTATTTAGGACCAGCAGAATGAAGTCTAGATGTTCTCTTCACTTAGGAATTAAGCATTAAAAATTGATATCATTACAATCTTTGAACCAAGGCGGATTCATTTTTTTAATAGAAATCGAATCCTCTATTCCTGCGGGAATTCAAGCCCCAGGACCGCGGCTACGTCGCCCCTTTTCGCGGCCGTCCGATCGGAGACGATCCGGCCGTCCAGAAGCAGGCACCCAGGCGCGTgcagttttgcaaaaaaaaaaaaccctccatGTTTCTCGAATTCAACCCGCGATCCGGGGAGGCCCTTAGCCTACAGTAGGCACGACTGTTTTTTATACTAAAACCCCCCTGCTGTTCCGAATAATTAGCACGAAGAAGAGAAAATTCGGAAGCAAGCAGCAGGCGCGTGgagttttgcaaaaaaaccctCCTTGTTTACTGAATTCAACCCGCGGTACGGGGAGGTCCTCAATCTACAGCAGCCGCACCTGTTTTTTTACCTGAAAACCCCCTGTCGTGCTGAAAGTTTCAACGCCAAGAAGAGAAAATTTGAGTTCGGCGACGACTTTGCAAAAACACGCCCGCGGCCATTTTCGCGGAGAaccccccgccgcccccgccgcgcggcCCCCATCCGCCCCTCAGCCTCCCCCCTCTCATCTccttttcatctctctctctctctccctctccccctccccctccccctccccccctccctccctccctctctctctctcttccttttgCCCCCCTTTCCTCGCTACTGCCGCCTCCGACATCGCACTGCCCGTCGCCGCCCTCGTCGAGCTAGAGCTGCCTCTGCGGGCTTCCCCTGTTGGTGCCCAATTCCCTCACCTTCCTCGCGTCCTCAGCGAACGGCGGTGAACGGCAGAGGCGAGCAGGCGCGGTGATGGAGGCTCGCTTGCGGCGCGCGGCTGTGGCCCgggtcgcggccgccgcctcaccCCTCCCCTGCATCACCCGCCGGTGAGCtgcgggccgcgccgccgtcctcgcttGCATCCCGCGCCGGCGAGAGGCGGGCCTCGCGGCGGAGCTCCCCCACCAGCCCCCGGATTTGCGCGCCGCACCGGCAGGCGAGCTCCACGTCACCGCGGGGGGGctggcctgcgccgccgcgggcaagCAGACGCGCGGGAGCGGCCCTCCCCTGATGCGGCCGTGGGCGAGCGCGGGCCTCCCCTGCGCCGCGGTGGAGATCCGAGCGGGCGCGCCGGCCGCACCGGCCTGGGCCCCGCCGTCATCTCCCCTccgctccgccgtcgccgtggaggCCGCGCCATCTCTCCTGACGGCCACATCGGCCCGGGGCAGGGCAGCGCGGCGGCCTACGCGCGGCACAACGGCGGATCTGGCGAGGACGGCGGCAGGCCTCCCTCCACGGTGCCCGAGCTCGACTGGCCTCGCGACGGcgtcccctccctcctccctcgtccctccctccctccggccGGGTGCGGGAGCTCCAGCGGCGTGGCTCGGGTCCATGGCGCCGCTCCCCGACGGTCGCCTGCCTCTTCTCCCTTGTCCCGCAAATACCGCACGCTCTCTTTCCCAGGCACCACGGGGCCCCAGccccggccgcgccggccgtcCCCGTCCCTAACCGTCGCCACCACAGCGCCGAACGTCCCCGGTCGCCGCTGCGCACGCCTACGTCCGCGCCGGCACCGCCCGTCCCCCACGCGCCATGGCTCGCCACAGCGCAGCCACTACCGTGGCAGCTCTGTAACGAGTCCGCCGGCAACTACACAGAAAGCAGCGCCTAGCAGGCCAAGATCCCCCGCGTCGCAGCCGCGCGTCCTCGTCCCCAGCGCTCTTCGCCGCCGCGACCACGCCCTCGCGCTCTGCAGCGGCGCGATCCTCGCGGTTTCGTCGCTGGCCAATTATCCTGGTGTTTAATCGGTCCATGGCGCCGTCGCGCGCCAGGTGTTCATTGTTTTGCCTACGAGATGGATAGGCGGCTCTTGCTATTTTTTACAGATAAAGGCTGCATCTTTCTTGCCTTTCCAGCAATTATTTTGTGATTGGTCGCTTTCATTGCCGAGGAAATTATAAGCTTCTATCAACTGTATAGAACACATTGCAATCGGGGAGTACCAAGATAAATGCATTCTGTGGACTCTTAGCCTGAATACTGTAGAATGGTTATCAACTTATTAAAGAGTTAAATTGTATCTTCTCATTCGACACTACCTAACTGGAGATTCTGAATGTTGCTGCGTGTACCGTCGTGAACAGTTGATGTTGAGAATCACGCCAGGGACTTCATTGAGGTTGCCAAGAAGCTCCGGTTTTACTTCATCAGCCTGCAGCGTGAGGACCAACAGTAGAAGAGATGCTTCGGAAGGTACGTTCGCTTCATCCTCGTCTAACTGAGAGTGGAGTAAAGATGTGTATATCCTATGGGTTATTGGCAAGGGAATGAGGTTTGGGCATGGTGATTGGAGAACTGAAGTCTGATCGGAAACTGTCATCGGAAGTAGTATTCAGAGTTTACATGGTTTTATCAGCTCAAAACCAGTCATTCGAAGTTGGCCTATCCTTAGGAATAGCTAACTTAAAAATCACCTATTTCTGCTTGCTACAGTCAGTTTGTGACACTTGGCGTGAGCCTTATTAGTATTACAAGACTCTTTGATCCTATGTTGGCGTCATCTCCTTTCTTTTTGTCAGATATGTATGTAACCCAGGAAAATCTTAAACTGAATTTTATGATGCAATAATATTGTTGTATTCTGATATAACTTATGTGCTGAATAGGATATCtattcctttcaaaaaaaagaataggACATCTATTAACTCAAAATTAAATAATATATTTGGAGGAACGGAGAGCCTCGCTGAATTATCACTTCTAGAAAACATGGTGGGTGTTCCCACTTCCCAGTGAAAATTCCAAGTACTTGTATTCACCTTTACACATGTATTTTTCATGCAATTGCTTCTATAATAATGCCTTAGTAGAATCATGCCTGCTCATCTTGTTCACATGTTTGGTTTTGCACTACGCAGGAGATTACTACAATGGAGGAAGAACTGAAGACCAAGTCTGAGCTTATTGCCAGGCACAAGAAGCTGATTGAAGGGTGGCGGAAAGAACCGAAGGAGCAACCGTGGAAGCACCTAACTGAGCTCTAAAGAGTGTGACGAGTGTGATGTCGCAGTTTACCTTGCAATGACCATGAACTGTGTACATCAAGTAGACCACCCATTGTAACATGTTTTTAGGATGCTAACAGTCAGTGGCATTTTGGTTCTCTGTTGCAGAAGGCAGAAACAAAGCCCCCTTATCGATGTTTGATGATGTATTTGCTTATGGACTATGCAGTTGTATTAGGcatgatttttgtttttattttgttgtctttgtgtcaaagatGCATGTTTTCTCTGTTGATTGCTTCAAAGTGTGCTAACACACATGATGACAGTTGAAAAACGATCTAAACGTGCAGTTTTTGTTTAAATAGAGGCTCGCAGGACTACCTATAGGAAATTAAGAATACATTACTGCAAAATATTGATTTATTTCCTCACTTCTGGACTCACCATAATTTACATTGATATAAATTCTTTCAGTTTAGATAGCATACTCAATGAGATAATGTTGTCATGCAACTTTGCAAATTATACCTGACTAATGTGGAGAGGGCATATGACTGCAAAAATAGTTACCAATTTATCTTACTTCTTGGAACAATATGGGACTCCATTTGGCCAGTACATATGACAGGATTGCAGACGATATGATCTCTCCTATCTCTAAACcacattatttttttcttgaaatcaaTCTCGAATATGCACGCTTTTTGTTTGAGACACTCTAGAACTTGTAGCCTACACTGATTCACTGGAAGTTGCAGTCCATATCATGAAATCTGAAACCTCATCAATCCAGTTTTTTTATCGAAAACGTCAAGCTTGCAGCGTTCCACCCTTGCTACCGTTTTCACTGGTTATACCATTTTCACAAGCTACTCCATTCATTCCAAATTGTAAAGCATTTCAACTTTCTTGGAGAGTTAAACCATTtgaagtttgatcaaaattatagaaaatattacaaataTTTATAGCACCAAATAGATATAATATGGAAGTTTATTTAATGAAGAATACTAATAACACACTAATTTTTTTAACATATAGATCCCCATGATTGAAAATA
This window contains:
- the LOC120687564 gene encoding V-type proton ATPase subunit a3-like; its protein translation is MARGGGGGCCPSMDLMRSEAMQLVQVIIPAESAHLTVSYLGDLGLIQFKDLNAEKSPFQRTYAAQIKRCSEMARKLRFLKEQMSKAEISPSPTQLNETPLEFDDLEIKLGELEAELTEVNANNEKLQRTYNELLEYNTVLQKAGEFFYSAQRSAAAQQREIEANQSGQTSLESPLLEQEMSMDPSKQVKLGSLSGLVPKEKAMAFERILFRATRGNIFLRQEPIDELVTDPVSGEKVAKNAFVIFYSGERAKAKILKICDAFNANRYPFPEDVTKQLHAVQEVSGRISELKATIDMGLTHRDSILKSIASDFEQWNHLAKREKAIYHTLNMLSVDVTKKCLVAEGWSPVFASVQIQDALQRATLDSKSQVGSIFQVLNTKESPPTYFQTNKFTSAFQEIVDAYGVAKYQEANPGVFTIVTFPFLFAVMFGDWGHGICLLLATLYLIIREKKLASQKLGDIMEMMFGGRYVIFMMALFSIYTGLIYNEFFSVPFELFGKSAYACRDPSCRDATTEGLVKVRGTYPFGVDPVWHGSRSELPFLNSLKMKMSILLGVAQMNLGILMSYFNAKFFRNSLNVWYQFIPQLIFLNSLFGYLSLLIIIKWCTGSKADLYHVMIYMFLSPTDELGENQLFSGQKTVQLVLLLLALVSVPWMLIPKPILLKKQHEQRHQGNQYTVLQGTDESVGAELGEHHDESHDHEEFEFSEVFVHQLIHTIEFVLGAVSNTASYLRLWALSLAHSELSTVFYDKVLLLAWGMNNVIFLIIGIIVFVCATIGVLLVMETLSAFLHALRLHWVEFQNKFYEGDGYKFAPFSFSLIREEED